In Yarrowia lipolytica chromosome 1F, complete sequence, a genomic segment contains:
- a CDS encoding uncharacterized protein (Compare to YALI0F20526g, weakly similar to uniprot|Q02455 Saccharomyces cerevisiae YKR095w MLP1 myosin-like protein, similar to Saccharomyces cerevisiae MLP2 (YIL149C) and MLP1 (YKR095W); ancestral locus Anc_5.702), with protein sequence MDENMTDATKSPSQPSSVDMTFVANFFDLDEATVQQLPHGLSHKLASQAQQFELLKSEKMMAEVNFEQSTHSLNSKLKTIKSQLAQAKENEDELSSEIATLKAEAKSFEEAKESMASASERSGAVVESLRSDIALLENEKRRLLESLESRGGDFVSLRADLEAAQAKNGEHRRVIVELEAQVQKEHAAVLQARFKEEQLKQETQQLKKSNAWLDEELKTKQEEHSSFRRDKAQLVARLQAEVEQTAAERDGLRASLDTARSSNNTVSAKVDELLTRNKQLQDAAALAEENFRREMSAQKRLAELYEKSASDAKARVNELENGGNVKLRAAVEEERAKSASLEAKLEAVEKQLQEIHGSSSTSSFANGTPAPSTPLRGGLIPGGGNGTPFSPSAKIVSELNRGGISLVQLYADYQDVCKRLEKERSRNDELQSDFDRLLEEMEQHTPAILAERDECKRLEGELVQLSVQLQEVSESREKLAAGTEKAEVTARDGQREIKLLQQQLGDASRQIQHLLVQQKMREGNSGPLTVAEREALNGMLSGELDVSDTDKVISERLVVFADIIGMQKQNERLLKISRELGQKLEAKESETRDKMANVESAAIQEAHDALESVVGDMERLQSRFEAVSRERDMFRRIAGDKENGGVGANNNAVTVTSSSASDGSLEAEWNAYRTETNATIKSLNTQITSLSDERHSLQINLSKAESQCVLLGERLQNLKTNSETTRQEREQLRQRVEQLQEAATRQEIRTQAATEDVVSARSTCDQLRGEVSNLQAEKRVWKSIEQRITKDNSELMDEKTRLNGVIAQMQVTESERSMQEGESRKRLVSQLEALEQSKSSTEKQLEEARGELKKVSDRRDIEQVQYQERVDALNKETGVAREHLAVAKAEVSSLKERNASLESQVISLTQQVAVLQQQNEGDEATQLGRLKSELVSAQNELSTAKSELAAANAQVEQFKGLAQAAEEGLDNMVASHDEYKKSIEAQLETQTKSVAGLEEQNKVLSEELKLAQGEIDVLQRQEGEHISAVVNEKKALLSQIESLKAETSTLSSQTAELKNQLQETAVNCATYQSNYETELVKHAEAANSLTALRSQFNEVKTQIAVSAAEAKSAKDQLESASDSWETQKTALEGEVAKLKSRVDDVISQNNLLLDSLETRKSGGDTSGESTTTNTDVVTYLRQEKEIIETQHELAIQENKRLQARLDHVSVSLDEARSDLERLKASINDGAKSESARQELADKMEQLSVFRESNKTLRMECEASNKEVSRLQATISTLEAKLEPFENQLSDREAEIEAQKGEISLLKEDNERWKARTQQILQRHERVDPAELESAKKDLKTKETELESAKKDLETKETELEEVKKTLEATKSRLDRLKEEASRKLKHAQQAKNAAQQELVTAQAALAEAQKAGSAGSEAHTAEVETLQQQVQKLTADLEQATAKAYETQTQLDAANAQVAEGQSKLEAATAQINESQSKLHAASAELNKAKEEAATTASEFASYKTKAESNTNAAEAPTEPVVQQPVVQPAQSEDLSNELTSARAEIEALKKEVDSARSAAATVAAEAATTKENDGEGTTTTVVADASTETAPTVATSAATQAELEAMSQKIAALEKELAQKEEELKNAPVPEAVKAQIVSLEEKVTQLETEKKTVETELAQVREELKQAQETATKTSVEGAPQSPPSDEAYRLQVKEELLASIQKDHEEEIQRLRAQWQAPLDDWKTRIRKQANDKVKEKIDAINAEWKGKMDALSTECEEKLKQKDAEINQSNPEFQERLKAEIESARNSERKMAEMRQKLLSSKVAKLEAELKSQSEGGLAGVPTAPASSISVPGMAARPQSRIPGPTIRGGRGGRGGLLQPQRPSIVRPGSIPVPVAGVNPFVPGSVPGSTTAPAAESTFNNSGVPPGAPTGPGGGSAKRPLSGEQPDAQKKRRDD encoded by the exons ATGGACGAAAACATGACGGATGCGACTAAGTCGCCGTCGCAGCCTTCGTCCGTGGACATGACGTTTGTGGCCAATTTTTTCGATCTCGATGAGGCAACTGTGCAGCAGCTACCTCACGGTCTGTCTCACAAGCTGGCGTCTCAGGCCCAGCAGttcgagcttctcaagaGTGAAAAGATGATGGCGGAGGTGAATTTTG aacaATCGACACACAGTCTCAACTCGAAACTGAAGACTATCAAATCCCAACTTgcccaggccaaggagaatGAGGATGAACTCTCTTCGGAGATTGCAActctcaaggccgaggccaagtcgttcgaggaggccaaAGAGTCCATGGCCTCTGCTTCTGAGCGATCAGGAGCAGTTGTCGAAAGCCTAAGAAGCGACATTGCGCTACTCGAAAACGAAAAACGAcgtcttcttgagagcctggAATCTCGGGGAGGTGACTTTGTGTCTCTTCGTGCGGATCTCGAGGCTGCACAGGCCAAGAACGGAGAACATCGACGAGTGAttgtggagctggaggcacAGGTGCAGAAGGAACATGCGGCAGTGCTGCAGGCGCGgttcaaggaggagcagctcaagcagGAGACACAGCAGCTCAAAAAGAGTAACGCATGgttggacgaggagctcaagaccaagcaggaggaacACAGCAGCTTTCGACGAGATAAGGCACAGCTGGTGGCCCGGTTACAGGCCGAGGTGGAGCAGACGGCAGCCGAGCGAGATGGCTTACGTGCTTCTCTTGACACGGCTCGATCGAGCAACAACACCGTGTCTGCCAAGGTCGATGAGCTATTGACTCGAaacaagcagctgcaggaTGCAGCCGCGTTGGCTGAGGAGAATTTCCGACGAGAAATGTCTGCTCAAAAACGGCTGGCTGAGCTATACGAGAAGTCAGCGTCAGATGCCAAGGCTCGAGTCAACGAGCTGGAAAATGGAGGAAACGTAAAGCTGCGAGCtgcagtggaagaggagcgGGCCAAAAGTGCGTCTTTGGAGGCCAAACTGGAGGCGGTCGAGAAGCAGCTTCAGGAGATTCATGGATCCTCGAGTACATCTTCCTTTGCTAACGGCACACCTGCTCCTTCTACGCCTCTTCGGGGAGGTCTCATTCCTGGCGGAGGAAATGGTACTCCCTTTTCCCCGTCTGCCAAAATTGTTTCCGAGCTCAACCGGGGTGGAATCTCTCTTGTGCAACTCTACGCTGACTATCAGGATGTGTGCAAGCGTCTGGAAAAGGAGCGAAGCCGAAacgacgagctgcagaGCGACTTTGACAGACTGCTGGAGGAAATGGAACAACACACGCCTGCCATTCTGGCTGAGCGAGACGAGTGTAAGCGTCTGGAGGGTGAACTGGTGCAGTTGAGTGTGCAGCTGCAGGAGGTGtctgagtcacgtgaaaagCTGGCTGCAGGCACAGAAAAGGCCGAGGTAACTGCTAGAGACGGCCAGCGCGAGATCAAGCTGTTACAGCAGCAACTTGGGGATGCCTCTCGGCAGATCCAGCATCTGCTTGTTCAGCAGAAGATGCGGGAGGGCAACTCTGGCCCTCTGACTGTGGCTGAGCGAGAAGCTCTCAATGGCATGCTTTCTGGTGAGCTGGACGTGTCTGATACTGATAAAGTCATCAGTGAACGCCTTGTTGTGTTTGCTGATATCATTGGCATGCAGAAGCAGAATGAGCGACTTCTTAAAATCTCCAGGGAGCTTGGTCAGAAGCTGGAAGCTAAGGAGTCTGAAACTCGAGACAAGATGGCCAACGTGGAGTCTGCAGCTATACAGGAAGCGCACGATGCTCTCGAATCTGTTGTGGGCGACATGGAGCGTCTTCAGAGCCGATTCGAGGCTGTTTCGAGAGAACGAGACATGTTCCGGCGTATTGCTGGCGACAAGGAgaatggaggagttggtgCTAACAACAATGCCGTCACTGttacttcttcttctgcttctgacGGCTCTCTTGAGGCTGAGTGGAATGCTTATAGGACTGAAACTAACGCTACAATCAAGTCTCTCAACACTCAGATCACGTCTCTGTCTGATGAGCGACATAGTCTGCAGATCAACCTGTCCAAGGCCGAGAGCCAGtgtgttcttcttggtgagcGTCTTCAAAATCTCAAAACGAACAGCGAGACTACTCGACAGGAGCGAGAACAGCTTCGACAGCgagttgagcagctccaagAGGCCGCCACTCGACAAGAAATTCGAACCCAAGCTGCCACAGAGGATGTGGTGTCTGCCAGATCTACCTGTGATCAGCTTCGAGGAGAAGTGTCCAACTTACAGGCCGAGAAGCGAGTGTGGAAGTCTATTGAGCAGCGTATCACCAAGGATAATTCTGAGCTGATGGATGAGAAGACCAGACTGAACGGTGTTATCGCCCAGATGCAGGTTACCGAATCTGAGCGGTCCATGCAGGAGGGAGAGTCTCGGAAGCGACTTGTTTCACagctggaggctctggaacAGAGCAAGAGTTCCACAGAaaagcagctggaggaggcccgAGGAGAGCTCAAAAAGGTGTCTGATCGACGAGACATTGAGCAGGTGCAGTACCAGGAGCGAGTCGATgccctcaacaaggagactGGAGTTGCTCGGGAGCATCTTGCCGTCGCCAAGGCCGAAgtttcttctctcaagGAGCGGAACGCTTCTCTGGAGAGCCAGGTGATATCGTTGACTCAACAGGTTGCTGTCCTTCAGCAACAGAATGAGGGCGATGAGGCTACCCAGCTTGGTCGACTCAAGAGTGAGCTTGTTTCTGCCCAGAACGAGCTGTCTACTGCCAAATCCGagcttgctgctgccaacgcTCAGGTTGAACAGTTCAAGGGGCTTGCTCAGGCTGCCGAGGAAGGTCTGGACAACATGGTGGCTTCTCAtgacgagtacaagaagtCGATTGAGGCACAGTTGGAGACCCAAACAAAGTCTGTGGCtggtctggaggagcagaacAAGGTGCTCtccgaggagctcaagctTGCACAAGGCGAGATTGATGTGTTGCAACGACAGGAGGGAGAGCACATCAGTGCTGTTGTcaacgagaagaaggctctgcTATCACAGATTGAGTCTCTTAAGGCAGAGACTTCCACTCTGTCTTCTCAGACTGCCGAGTTGAAGAACCAGCTTCAGGAGACCGCCGTCAACTGTGCCACTTACCAGTCCAACTATGAGACTGAACTGGTAAAGCAtgccgaggctgccaacTCTCTCACTGCCCTTCGATCTCAATTCAATGAGGTCAAGACCCAAATTGCggtgtctgctgctgaagctAAGTCTGCCAAGGACCAGCTTGAGTCTGCTTCCGACTCCTGGGAGACTCAGAAGACTGCTCTCGAGGGGGAGGTTGCCAAGCTGAAGTCTCGAGTCGACGATGTTATTTCTCAGAacaatcttcttctggacaGTCTCGAGACCCGAAAGTCTGGAGGGGACACTTCTGGAGAATCCACCACTACTAATACTGACGTTGTCACTTACTTGCgtcaggagaaggagatcatTGAGACCCAGCATGAGCTGGCTATCCAGGAGAACAAGCGTCTCCAGGCTCGActagatcacgtgagtgtTTCTCTCGATGAGGCTCGTTCTGATCTGGAGCGACTCAAGGCCTCTATTAATGATGGAGCCAAGTCCGAGAGTGCTCGTCAGGAGCTTGCCGACAAAATGGAACAGCTCAGTGTGTTCCGAGAGTCCAACAAAACCCTTCGAATGGAATGCGAGGCTTCCAACAAGGAGGTTTCACGTCTCCAGGCTACCATTTCCACTCTGGAGGCCAAATTGGAGCCGTTTGAGAACCAGCTGAGTGACCGTGAGGCCGAGATTGAGGCTCAGAAGGGCGAGATCTCGCTactcaaggaggacaatgAGCGGTGGAAGGCACGAACTCAGCAGATTCTGCAGCGACACGAGCGTGTGGATCCTGCCGAGCTCGAAAGCGCCAAGAAGGATCTCAAGACTAAGGAGACAGAGCTCGAAAGTGCCAAGAAGGATctcgagaccaaggagacGGAGCttgaggaggtcaagaagacccTCGAGGCGACCAAGTCTCGTCTTGACCGactgaaggaggaggccagcCGAAAGCTCAAGCATGCCCAGCAGGCCAAGAACGCTGCTCAGCAGGAACTTGTGACTGCCCAGGCTGCGCTTGCTGAAGCTCAGAAGGCCGGATCGGCTGGTTCCGAAGCCCACACAGCTGAGGTGGAGACTCTGCAACAGCAGGTTCAGAAGCTGACGGCTGACCTTGAACAGGCTACTGCCAAGGCCTACGAGACCCAGACCCAACTGGATGCTGCCAATGCGCAGGTTGCCGAGGGTCAATCCAAGCTCGAGGCTGCTACTGCACAGATCAACGAATCGCAGTCCAAGTTGcatgctgcttctgccgAACTtaacaaggccaaggaggaggctgctaCTACTGCAAGCGAGTTTGCCAGCTACAAGACGAAGGCCGAGTCCAATACAAATGCTGCAGAAGCTCCTACAGAGCCTGTTGTTCAGCAGCCTGTGGTCCAGCCCGCTCAGAGCGAGGACCTCAGCAATGAACTCACTTCTGCTCGAGCTGAGATTGAAGctctgaagaaggaggttgaTAGTGCtcgatctgctgctgccactgTTGCAGCCGAGGctgccaccaccaaggaAAACGATGGTGAAGGTACCACCACTACCGTAGTGGCAGACGCTTCCACCGAGACGGCTCCCACCGTGGCTACTTCCGCCGCCACCCAGGCGGAACTCGAGGCTATGTCTCAGAAGATTGCAGCTcttgagaaggagctggcccagaaggaggaggagcttaAGAACGCTCCTGTTCCGGAAGCCGTCAAGGCCCAGATTGTATCtcttgaggagaaggtgacTCAGCTCgagacggagaagaagacagtTGAGACCGAACTTGCACAGGTTCGAgaggagctcaagcaggCCCAGGAGACTGCTACCAAGACGTCTGTCGAAGGCGCTCCtcagtctcctccttctgacGAGGCCTACAGACTGCAAGTAAAGGAGGAGCTGTTGGCTTCGATCCAGAAGGATcatgaggaggagatccagAGACTGCGAGCCCAGTGGCAGGCCCCTCTGGACGACTGGAAGACTAGAATCCGAAAGCAGGCCAacgacaaggtcaaggagaagatcgACGCCATCAACGCCGAGTGGAAGGGTAAGATGGATGCTCTGAGCACAGAGTgcgaggagaagctcaaaCAAAAAGATGCTGAGATCAACCAGTCTAACCCCGAGTTTCAGGAGCGACTCAAGGCGGAGATTGAGAGTGCTCGAAACTCAGAGCGAAAGATGGCAGAGATGCGTCAAAAGCTGCTCAGCAGTaaggtggccaagctggaggccgAACTCAAGAGCCAATCCGAGGGCGGCTTGGCTGGTGTGCCCACTGCTCCTGCCTCCAGCATCTCAGTTCCTGGTATGGCTGCTCGACCCCAAAGCCGAATTCCCGGCCCTACTATTcgtggaggacgaggtggccgaggtggaCTTCTGCAGCCTCAGCGACCCAGCATTGTGCGACCGGGATCTATTCCTGTGCCTGTGGCTGGTGTCAATCCGTTCGTTCCTGGTTCTGTGCCTGGGTCCACcactgctcctgctgctgagtcTACTTTCAACAACTCTGGTGTTCCCCCTGGAGCTCCTACTggtcctggaggaggatctgcCAAGCGGCCTCTTTCTGGAGAACAGCCTGATGCTCAGAAGAAGCGCCGAGATGATTAG
- a CDS encoding uncharacterized protein (Compare to YALI0F20548g, no similarity), whose amino-acid sequence MSSVNSVAPIHPVNTIITPGAINVTTTASVVTSTVAAGNGSTDPSVSHIHPIRTYITPQSGSEAASNKEVSNGGSASGLASATASSGAASSGRAATADSTSAPSNSKSDAASSASPASSAPANANGATSLAVAGTVVMVGFAALLF is encoded by the coding sequence ATGTCGTCAGTCAACTCAGTGGCCCCCATCCATCCCGTTaacaccatcatcacccCTGGTGCCATCAATGTCACTACTACAGCCTCTGTGGTGACCTCCACCGTCGCAGCTGGAAATGGCTCCACAGACCCCTCCGTCTCTCACATCCACCCCATTCGAACATATATCACCCCTCAGAGCGGATCTGAGGCTGccagcaacaaggaggtgtCCAACGGCGGCTCTGCTTCCGGTCTGGCCTCTGCTaccgcttcttctggagccGCCTCTTCTGGAAGAGCAGCTACGGCTGACTCTACCTCGGCTCCATCCAATTCCAAGTCTGACGCAGCATCTTCGGCCTCCCCTGCCTCGTCTGCCCCTGCCAATGCCAACGGAGCCACCTCTCTGGCCGTTGCTGGAACAGTGGTCATGGTTGGTTTCGCAGCTCTGCTTTTTTAA
- a CDS encoding uncharacterized protein (Compare to YALI0F20570g, similar to uniprot|P36051 Saccharomyces cerevisiae YKL165c MCD4 sporulation protein, similar to Saccharomyces cerevisiae MCD4 (YKL165C); ancestral locus Anc_1.184): MISLNKKLVLLVGVIFHVAFMWSIFDIYFVSPLIHGMKHHQSTATPPAKRLFLIVGDGLRADKAFEKVRHPTTGESEYLAPFLRSKVMSDATFGISHTRMPTESRPGHVALIAGFYEDVSAVTKGWKENPVDFDSVFNQSRHTYSLGSPDILPMFKHGAEDQSRIDAIMYGHDFEDFTKGSIELDAFVFDHLDEIFDKSKTNKTLNDQLRSDKTVFFLHLLGIDTAGHSYRPYSAEYYDNIKYIDENIEKLVDKVNKFYNDDEQTAWVFTADHGMSDWGSHGDGHPDNTRTPLIAWGAGVNKPIPAFEDKGNHDDYSEVWDLPVKRNDVNQADIASLMSYLVGLNYPSNSVGELPLAFVNATSETKALAIRNNALALVEQYLVKEEQQKGSQIIFKPYPPLSDAGKTIDERLAHIDELIAQGLDQESIVASEELMTYAITGLKYLQTYNWLFLRTLVTIGFFGWIAVAFCSYLLAFVVQSDKPFTTSLPLKGVAYVALAILSGFFVFQKSPLHYHLYAVFPVVFWEAVLQRRTAVAEGISILARRSTSKAPALAAILDIGLSLVLLEAIVYGYFHREIFSVCFGLATLWPFVHNFTVAKREWPTTLAWVVMCAIMSSFTLLEVVKVESIEQILLSGALMLVIGLVFTIHLQRKLALAASTVCVLFAQILLVVATMYFTRESVESLTARNGLPLFSQVGGWISLLLSLAVPFLHFLGSDAKDYRLRLLIIFLAFGPTFVILTISWEGFFYVCFFAILVIWIELETQMRDARVTPQTRADLTPGDFRMALFTFFMSQIGFFGIGNIASISSFSLDSVYRLIPVFDPFSMGALLMFKILVPFAVLSACLGILNLKLGVPPSALFSMVLCVSDILTLNFFYLVVDEGSWLDIGTGISHYCIASGLSLFMMVLEYLSGVLVAGVTIAPHVSKIKKDM; encoded by the coding sequence ATGATAtcgctcaacaagaagctggtgctgctggtgggAGTCATTTTCCATGTGGCCTTCATGTGGTCAATCTTCGACATCTACTTTGTGTCGCCCTTGATCCATGGCATGAAGCATCACCAGAGTACCGCTACTCCGCCTGCCAAGCGGCTGTTCCTCATTGTGGGAGACGGTCTGAGAGCCGACAAGGCCTTTGAGAAGGTGCGACATCCCACAACTGGCGAGTCCGAGTACCTGGCTCCTTTTTTGCGTTCAAAGGTCATGTCCGACGCGACTTTTGGCATCTCACACACCCGAATGCCCACAGAAAGTCGTCCTGGCCATGTGGCGCTCATTGCAGGCTTCTACGAGGACGTGAGTGCCGTCACAAAGGGATGGAAGGAAAACCCTGTGGACTTTGACTCCGTTTTCAACCAGTCCAGACACACTTACTCGCTTGGATCTCCCGATATCTTGCCCATGTTCAAGCATGGAGCCGAGGATCAATCGCGAATTGATGCTATCATGTATGGCCACGACTTTGAGGATTTCACAAAGGGTTCTATTGAGCTTGACGCGTTCGTTTTCGACCACCTGGACGAGATCTTCGATAAATCAAAGACCAACAAGACTCTGAACGACCAATTGAGATCCGACAAgaccgtcttcttcctgcATCTGCTTGGAATCGACACTGCTGGTCATTCTTACCGACCCTACTCGGCTGAGTATTACGATAACATCAAGTACATTGATGAGAACATCGAGAAGTTGGTGGACAAGGTGAACAAGTTCTACAACGATGACGAACAGACCGCTTGGGTGTTTACGGCCGATCACGGCATGTCCGATTGGGGTTCACACGGTGACGGTCACCCTGATAACACTCGAACTCCTCTCATCGCTTGGGGAGCTGGAGTTAACAAGCCAATCCCCGCCTTCGAAGACAAGGGTAATCACGACGACTACTCAGAGGTCTGGGATCTGCCTGTCAAGCGAAATGACGTCAACCAGGCTGATATCGCCTCTCTTATGTCGTACCTTGTGGGTCTCAACTACCCCTCTAACTCTGTCGGAGAGCTTCCTCTGGCTTTTGTGAACGCTACTTCTGAGaccaaggctctggctATCCGAAACAACGCTCTTGCTCTTGTGGAGCAGTACCTAGTCAaggaagagcagcagaagggTTCCCAGATCATTTTCAAGCCTTACCCTCCCCTCTCTGATGCTGGAAAGACCATCGATGAGAGACTGGCCCATATCGACGAGCTGATTGCCCAGGGACTCGACCAGGAGTCGATTGTTGCCTCTGAGGAACTCATGACATATGCCATCACCGGCCTTAAGTACCTTCAGACCTACAATTGGCTGTTCCTGCGAACCCTGGTGACCATAGGCTTCTTTGGATGGATTGCTGTTGCCTTCTGCTCTTACCTGCTTGCCTTCGTGGTTCAGTCCGACAAGCCTTTTACCACGTCTCTTCCTCTCAAGGGAGTTGCCTACGTTGCCCTGGCCATTCTTTCAGGCTTCTTCGTTTTCCAGAAGTCTCCTCTCCACTACCACCTCTACGCTGTCTTTCCTGTTGTCTTCTGGGAGGCTGTCTTGCAGAGGCGAACTGCTGTTGCCGAGGGTATCTCCATTCTGGCACGACGATCTACCTCTAAGGCTCCAGCTCTTGCTGCTATTTTGGACATTGGTCTCTCtcttgttctccttgaggCCATTGTTTACGGGTACTTCCACCGAGAGATATTCTCTGTTTGTTTCGGACTCGCTACTCTGTGGCCCTTTGTGCACAACTTCACTGTTGCCAAGCGAGAATGGCCCACTACTCTTGCCTGGGTTGTCATGTGCGCAATCATGTCTTCCTTCACACTTCTGGAGGTCGTGAAGGTGGAGTCTATTGAGCAGATTCTGCTTTCTGGTGCCCTCATGCTGGTCATTGGACTGGTGTTCACTATTCATCTGCAGCGAAAACTTGCTCTTGCGGCCTCCACTGTTTGCGTTCTCTTTGCTCAGATCCTTCTCGTTGTTGCAACCATGTACTTCACTCGAGAGTCCGTTGAGTCTCTTACTGCTCGAAACGGTCTTCCTCTGTTTTCTCAGGTTGGAGGATGgatctctcttcttctctcccttGCAGTGCCCTTCTTACACTTCCTGGGATCTGATGCCAAGGACTACAGACTGCGTCTGCTCATCATCTTCCTGGCATTTGGACCTACCTTTGTCATCCTCACCATCTCGTGGGAGGGATTCTTCTACGTCTGTTTCTTTGCTATCCTTGTCATCTGGATTGAGCTTGAGACTCAAATGCGAGATGCCCGAGTGACACCCCAGACCCGGGCTGATCTTACTCCTGGTGACTTCCGAATGGCTTTGttcaccttcttcatgtCCCAGATTGGTTTCTTCGGTATTGGAAACATTGCCTCCATTTCGTCTTTCTCTCTGGACTCTGTGTACCGATTGATTCCTGTATTTGACCCCTTCTCCATGGGTGCTCTGCTCATGTTCAAGATCTTGGTGCCGTTTGCTGTCCTATCTGCATGTCTGGGCATCTTGAACCTGAAGCTTGGAGTTCCTCCTTCGGCGCTGTTCTCCATGGTCTTGTGTGTCTCCGACATTCTGACACTCAACTTCTTCTATCTGGTTGTCGATGAGGGCTCATGGCTCGACATTGGCACTGGTATTTCACACTACTGTATCGCCAGTGGTCTCAGTCTGTTCATGATGGTGTTAGAGTACCTCTCTGGCGTTTTAGTTGCTGGAGTGACCATCGCACCGCACGTTtccaagatcaagaaggacatgTAA
- a CDS encoding uncharacterized protein (Compare to YALI0F20592g, similar to uniprot|P14904 Saccharomyces cerevisiae YKL103c LAP4 aminopeptidase yscI precursor vacuolar) — MDDIMQHNMSWKEQAERFMDFMSNAPTAYHACDLLAQDFDAAGYKELYERDEWDLTTHNKFYVRRNGSAIMGFVIGENWTPGNGVGVVATHTDALCGRVKPISIKQPVDGYNLLGVAPYSGAFSSVWWDRDLGIGGRLIVRDEASKSVTSKLVHVPYPIARIPTLAPHFGAPANPPFNPETQMTPIIGLTSSKEVKAPTDEEKQSPMVGKHSIDLLRVLAKHARVPVKDILQVELELFDTQDPVIGGLNHEFIFCPRVDDKLCTYTAVQGFIAAKHDDRALNVVACYDNEEVGSGTRQGAQGDLFQCIVERVVAHGMDSSVANQAAEYTRQTYANSFLVSADVGHAVNPNFSDAYLEFHKPQLNYGMTLKVYPNAATTSDAVSMALIEEIARRTDNKTQVMHTRNDTRAGGTLGKFLASATGMRAVDAGIAQLSMHSIRGTLGSKDIALGTRFFRDFYSSWYEVDQEWKNGDI; from the coding sequence ATGGACGACATTATGcaacacaacatgtcttGGAAAGAGCAAGCTGAGCGTTTCATGGACTTCATGTCCAACGCCCCCACGGCCTACCATGCATGCGATCTTCTGGCCCAAGACTTTGATGCAGCTGGATACAAGGAGTTGTATGAGCGAGACGAATGGGACCTCACGACACACAATAAGTTCTACGTGCGACGAAACGGAAGCGCTATCATGGGATTCGTAATTGGTGAGAATTGGACGCCTGGAAACGGTGTCGGAGTTGTTGCCACGCATACCGATGCTCTATGTGGCCGAGTCAAGCCCATCAGTATCAAGCAGCCTGTGGATGGGTATAATTTGTTGGGTGTGGCTCCTTACTCTGGTGCTTTCAGCTCTGTGTGGTGGGACAGAGATCTAGGAATTGGAGGACGACTGATTGTTCGAGACGAGGCTTCCAAGTCCGTGACTTCCAAGCTGGTTCATGTCCCTTATCCCATTGCTCGAATCCCAACTCTGGCACCCCATTTCGGAGCTCCTGCAAACCCTCCTTTCAACCCTGAGACTCAAATGACTCCTATAATTGGTCTCACATCGTCTAAGGAAGTCAAGGCACCTACAGATGAAGAGAAGCAGTCTCCCATGGTTGGAAAACACTCGATCGACCTGCTCCGAGTCCTCGCTAAACACGCACGCGTGCCAGTGAAGGACATTCTGCAGGTCGAGCTTGAGCTATTCGACACTCAGGACCCTGTCATTGGAGGTCTTAACCACGAGTTCATCTTCTGTCCTCGAGTTGACGATAAGCTGTGCACTTACACTGCTGTGCAGGGCTTCATTGCCGCCAAGCACGACGACAGAGCTCTCAACGTCGTTGCCTGCTACGATAACGAAGAGGTTGGCTCTGGGACTCGTCAGGGTGCTCAGGGAGATTTGTTCCAATGCATTGTTGAGCGGGTCGTGGCTCATGGTATGGACTCCTCTGTAGCCAACCAAGCAGCGGAGTACACTCGACAGACCTACGCCAACTCATTCTTGGTCAGTGCTGATGTGGGCCACGCTGTGAACCCCAACTTTTCTGACGCATACCTTGAGTTCCACAAGCCGCAGCTCAACTACGGAATGACACTCAAGGTATACCCGAATGCTGCTACCACGTCCGATGCAGTTTCCATGGCTTTGATCGAGGAGATTGCTCGACGAACAGACAACAAGACCCAGGTGATGCATACTCGAAACGACACTCGTGCTGGAGGAACTCTGGGTAAGTTCCTTGCCTCAGCTACAGGTATGCGAGCAGTCGATGCTGGTATTGCTCAGTTGTCCATGCACTCTATCCGAGGCACACTTGGTTCCAAGGACATTGCCCTGGGTACTCGATTCTTCCGTGACTTTTACTCCTCTTGGTATGAAGTTGACCAGGAGTGGAAGAATGGTGATATTTGA